A genome region from Fibrobacter sp. includes the following:
- a CDS encoding polysaccharide lyase: protein MNLARGIFAMALACTSVSFADVVFSADFENRAAGQYTDKMAQEDFPKKAGVSSWYAMEQNGGQNAKIVQDDEEHGMVLQLKYPKGCVGPNDEGERPACAGQVKQPLDVSAEEMWVAYDIQFEPGFEFVKGGKLPGLCGGKCYTGGNRPSVGDGWSARIMWRTDGAVVQYLYFVDQGSTYGDDAKWNLGETAEQKHFVPGQWHHVVTRVVMNSVTTEGSGDKNGVVQSWFDGELSLDLDTLRLRDFQDQKIDMFYLSTFHGGSDDSWAPANDVFVRYDNFVVSTDSIPVANAKPGASGGDVVSPEDGSSAIKPALSNNRDGNRSDNRAGDYVGKRSAKRPGETPKYFKNEKDFNAMGQQQ, encoded by the coding sequence ATGAACTTAGCTCGTGGAATTTTCGCAATGGCTTTGGCTTGCACTTCGGTGTCTTTTGCCGATGTGGTGTTTTCTGCGGATTTTGAAAATCGTGCTGCGGGCCAGTACACCGATAAGATGGCCCAGGAGGACTTCCCTAAAAAGGCGGGAGTTTCCAGCTGGTATGCCATGGAACAGAACGGTGGTCAGAATGCAAAGATTGTGCAGGACGATGAAGAGCACGGAATGGTTCTGCAGCTGAAGTACCCCAAGGGTTGCGTAGGGCCCAATGACGAGGGTGAGCGCCCCGCCTGCGCCGGGCAGGTGAAGCAGCCGCTCGATGTTTCTGCAGAAGAAATGTGGGTGGCGTACGATATTCAGTTCGAGCCTGGTTTTGAATTTGTGAAAGGCGGCAAGTTGCCTGGGCTTTGCGGCGGCAAATGCTACACTGGCGGAAATCGCCCCTCTGTAGGCGACGGCTGGAGCGCTCGCATCATGTGGCGTACGGATGGTGCCGTGGTGCAATACCTCTACTTTGTGGACCAGGGCAGTACTTACGGTGATGACGCCAAATGGAACCTGGGCGAGACTGCGGAGCAAAAACATTTTGTGCCGGGGCAGTGGCATCATGTGGTGACCCGCGTGGTCATGAATTCTGTAACTACGGAAGGTTCGGGCGACAAGAATGGCGTTGTGCAAAGTTGGTTCGACGGTGAACTTTCCCTGGACTTGGATACTTTGCGGTTGCGTGATTTCCAGGACCAGAAAATTGACATGTTCTACCTCTCTACATTCCATGGCGGAAGCGACGATAGCTGGGCTCCCGCTAACGACGTGTTCGTGCGCTATGATAACTTTGTAGTTTCCACGGATTCCATTCCCGTGGCGAACGCGAAGCCTGGCGCATCTGGCGGAGACGTGGTGTCGCCGGAGGACGGCTCGTCGGCTATTAAGCCTGCGCTTTCCAATAATCGCGACGGAAATCGTAGCGACAATCGTGCTGGTGATTACGTCGGCAAACGCAGTGCCAAGCGCCCCGGCGAAACCCCAAAATATTTCAAGAACGAAAAAGACTTTAACGCCATGGGGCAGCAGCAATAA
- a CDS encoding DUF763 domain-containing protein, which yields MPKRTGVADLPLHTGTVPRWLADRMRDLGRLIAESIVENYGKREFLVRLSDPLWFQSFGAVMGMDWHSSGITTSVMYALKRGLNPIARDLGIYVCGGRGKFSRETPNELLQIADKTGVDGYYLKRTSCLCAKVDNTAVQDGFQLYQHNFIVTDEGDWAVVQQGMNTDARAARRYHWCSSSLRSFVEEPHAGVVGENRGQILNLTHQDAGVTRSSILELTHENPDRMMREIQQIVAPNSSVIVSPQMDLFAPPESAQPLIINPSRDPIVANSSRDCIMPSRHEVRAEDVDLKRLGGVLATAYESDPKDFESLLLTPGLGPRTLQSLTLVSEVINGMPSRFRDPARYSFAHGGKDGHPFPVPTRVYDESIRVLKGAIEHAKIGDREKMDCLNRLHATQLAIEKDCEPLADFDKTIEHEKSHSQEWGGRTV from the coding sequence ATGCCTAAACGTACTGGTGTAGCGGACTTGCCTTTGCATACGGGGACTGTTCCCCGTTGGCTTGCGGACCGTATGCGTGACTTGGGCAGGCTCATTGCCGAATCCATCGTGGAGAATTACGGCAAGAGGGAATTCCTGGTGCGTTTAAGCGACCCGCTGTGGTTTCAGTCCTTCGGGGCGGTCATGGGCATGGACTGGCATTCCTCGGGAATTACCACCAGCGTGATGTACGCCCTGAAGCGTGGGCTGAACCCGATTGCAAGGGACCTTGGGATTTATGTGTGCGGCGGACGCGGAAAATTCTCACGGGAGACGCCAAACGAATTGCTGCAGATTGCGGACAAGACCGGCGTGGACGGGTATTACCTGAAGCGCACCAGTTGCCTTTGCGCCAAGGTGGACAACACTGCCGTTCAGGACGGTTTCCAGCTTTACCAGCATAATTTTATCGTGACGGATGAGGGCGACTGGGCGGTGGTTCAGCAGGGCATGAACACGGATGCCAGGGCAGCACGACGTTACCACTGGTGTTCCTCCAGCTTGCGGTCTTTTGTGGAAGAGCCCCACGCCGGCGTGGTGGGCGAAAACCGCGGGCAGATTCTGAACTTGACTCATCAGGATGCAGGCGTGACACGCAGTTCCATTCTGGAGTTGACTCACGAAAATCCCGACAGGATGATGCGTGAGATACAGCAGATTGTGGCTCCCAATTCTTCTGTCATTGTTTCGCCCCAAATGGATCTGTTCGCACCGCCGGAGAGTGCACAGCCCCTTATTATAAATCCATCGCGCGACCCTATCGTCGCAAATTCATCCCGCGACTGCATTATGCCCAGCCGTCACGAAGTCCGTGCCGAAGACGTCGACTTGAAGCGCCTCGGTGGAGTTCTTGCCACCGCCTACGAATCGGACCCCAAGGATTTCGAAAGCCTTTTGCTTACGCCGGGACTTGGCCCCCGCACGTTGCAGTCATTGACACTTGTAAGCGAAGTGATTAACGGAATGCCGTCCCGTTTTAGGGACCCCGCCCGCTATTCCTTCGCCCACGGCGGAAAGGACGGCCACCCCTTCCCTGTTCCCACCCGCGTTTACGACGAATCCATCCGCGTTTTAAAAGGCGCCATCGAGCACGCCAAAATCGGCGACCGCGAAAAGATGGATTGCCTCAACCGCCTTCACGCAACGCAACTTGCCATTGAAAAAGACTGCGAACCTCTCGCCGACTTCGACAAAACTATAGAACACGAAAAATCCCACTCGCAAGAGTGGGGCGGAAGAACGGTTTAA
- a CDS encoding N-acetyltransferase family protein: protein MIRIRSAKVEDAAALQAIYKPYVEGTAITFEYDAPSVEEFAERIRGTLEKHPYLVLERTEDNAGNAGAVASSECTADENCVGSECIADENGADAAEILGYCYAGVFKARAAYSRSVETSIYIKMGEHGKGYGRALYSELDRELKSRGILNAYACIASPKPGSTHLDNSSQKFHEHMGYTLVGTFHDCAYKFGQWYNMIWMEKMLGEHR from the coding sequence ATGATTAGAATACGTTCTGCAAAAGTTGAAGACGCCGCAGCGCTACAAGCAATCTACAAACCCTATGTAGAAGGCACCGCCATTACGTTTGAATACGACGCGCCCTCTGTGGAGGAATTTGCAGAGCGAATCCGCGGGACGCTGGAAAAGCACCCCTACCTGGTTCTGGAACGAACCGAAGACAACGCAGGGAACGCCGGGGCTGTCGCGAGTTCGGAATGCACCGCGGACGAAAACTGCGTAGGTTCGGAGTGCATTGCGGACGAAAATGGCGCAGATGCTGCAGAAATTCTCGGGTACTGTTACGCCGGCGTTTTCAAGGCCAGAGCCGCCTACAGCCGCAGCGTAGAAACTTCCATCTACATCAAGATGGGCGAACACGGGAAAGGCTACGGCCGTGCCCTGTACAGCGAACTGGATCGCGAACTAAAATCTCGCGGGATTCTAAACGCCTACGCCTGCATCGCTTCGCCAAAACCTGGCAGCACCCACCTGGACAACAGCAGCCAGAAATTCCACGAACACATGGGCTACACGCTAGTCGGTACCTTCCACGATTGCGCCTACAAATTCGGGCAATGGTACAACATGATCTGGATGGAAAAAATGCTGGGGGAACACCGCTAA
- a CDS encoding HAD family hydrolase — protein MPKAVIFDLDGTLWDTVAPLTLIWNQVFQKNNTGKVISEDDLRNVMGKNLQEISAIYFPDMEKSRREDIMNQCAVAHCDYLKEHGAPLFLDRATLELLFAKYELFIVSNCPCGYIEAFLESCDLQKYFKDFEMSGRTGKSKGENIKAICERNGLCAGADCNGAATDYCDATVADANFVPNAVYVGDTLGDETAANFAGIPFIHAAYGFGTANKPAAVLRNFSELPEVMEECF, from the coding sequence ATGCCTAAAGCTGTAATTTTTGATCTTGATGGAACCCTCTGGGATACTGTTGCTCCCTTGACGCTGATATGGAATCAGGTGTTCCAGAAGAACAATACGGGCAAGGTGATTTCTGAAGATGACCTGCGAAATGTGATGGGGAAGAACCTTCAGGAAATCAGCGCAATTTATTTCCCGGACATGGAAAAGTCACGCCGCGAAGACATTATGAATCAGTGTGCCGTGGCCCATTGCGACTACCTGAAAGAACACGGTGCGCCGCTGTTTTTGGACCGCGCAACACTTGAACTGCTTTTCGCAAAATACGAATTGTTCATTGTCAGCAATTGTCCTTGCGGGTACATCGAGGCGTTCCTGGAATCCTGCGATTTGCAGAAGTACTTCAAGGATTTTGAAATGTCCGGACGCACTGGCAAAAGCAAGGGCGAAAACATCAAGGCCATCTGTGAACGAAACGGCTTGTGCGCCGGTGCCGATTGTAACGGAGCCGCTACCGATTATTGCGATGCAACTGTCGCCGACGCGAACTTCGTGCCAAATGCAGTTTATGTAGGCGACACTCTCGGCGATGAAACTGCTGCAAATTTTGCGGGCATTCCCTTTATCCACGCGGCTTACGGTTTCGGCACAGCCAACAAACCTGCCGCCGTTCTCCGTAACTTTAGCGAACTGCCAGAAGTTATGGAAGAATGCTTCTAG
- a CDS encoding endo-1,4-beta-xylanase, producing the protein MKKSLSSFASGLALAAACSVPVFAGPGLADGAAKFVGNITQSNTAPGPNDEYTKLWNQATAENGCKWGSIEGTRGRFNWAGCDAAYNWAKNNGGHFKFHALLWGGQYPGWLESLSVDETKKAITTWFDAVKEHYPDIEMIDVANEAIRTGNGQYHSGYTRTKIIPALGGDNNGDYQFLTTAFKMARERWPKAILIYNDYNTIQWHVDQGINLINTIRKNGAPVDAYGLQAHDLMSTGGGYNGTGGGGNCLNYNTFVSTMQKIHKETNNFPVIISEYDVPSTDDGIQKQCVSEQVKYWMEDPYVAGITFWGYIYGRTWLDCNGTASGCSGLIRNGQDRPAMTWLKEYLANNKGVNTTGLPTGETREPEPQTPFKGTIAIPGKIEAENFDVPGIGSGNDSYSVGSSGHGNSDYRKDEAPNLYKGATGVVIGYNSEGNWYEYTVDVKATGTYTMYAAVASANNTSGFKLSIDGEDITKSISVPQAASGEENYSDYNKVSADVNLTQGKHILRLTVTGSWFDIDYMTFVAKGETDPEPIAKSSSSAEQPASSDDKASIGPSLEFEYATRQDFDIFDMQGAFMGRIGAYSFGQAISFIKDSDVKFAKGVYYLRCKSTKQMMTFSLTE; encoded by the coding sequence ATGAAAAAGTCTCTTTCCAGTTTTGCTTCTGGCCTTGCTCTGGCTGCAGCTTGTTCTGTACCGGTCTTTGCAGGTCCCGGCCTTGCCGATGGTGCCGCAAAGTTCGTAGGCAACATTACTCAGTCTAACACAGCCCCTGGCCCCAACGATGAATATACCAAGCTGTGGAACCAAGCCACGGCCGAAAACGGCTGTAAGTGGGGTTCCATCGAAGGTACCCGCGGCAGGTTCAACTGGGCAGGCTGCGACGCCGCCTACAACTGGGCCAAGAACAATGGCGGCCACTTCAAGTTCCACGCCCTCCTTTGGGGCGGTCAGTACCCCGGCTGGCTCGAAAGCCTGAGTGTCGATGAAACCAAGAAGGCTATTACCACCTGGTTCGACGCTGTCAAGGAACACTATCCTGATATCGAAATGATCGACGTGGCTAACGAAGCAATTCGTACCGGCAATGGGCAGTATCATTCCGGTTACACCAGAACCAAGATTATCCCTGCACTGGGGGGCGATAACAACGGCGATTACCAGTTCTTGACTACCGCATTCAAGATGGCACGTGAACGCTGGCCCAAGGCAATCCTTATTTATAACGACTATAACACCATCCAGTGGCATGTGGACCAGGGTATCAACCTGATCAACACTATCCGCAAGAATGGCGCTCCGGTCGACGCCTACGGCCTCCAGGCACACGACCTGATGAGCACCGGCGGTGGCTACAACGGCACCGGTGGCGGCGGCAACTGCCTGAACTACAATACCTTCGTTTCTACCATGCAGAAGATCCACAAGGAAACCAACAACTTCCCGGTGATCATCTCCGAATACGACGTCCCGTCTACCGACGATGGCATTCAGAAACAGTGCGTCAGCGAACAGGTCAAGTACTGGATGGAAGACCCCTATGTGGCCGGCATTACCTTCTGGGGTTACATCTATGGCCGTACCTGGCTGGACTGTAACGGTACCGCCAGCGGCTGCTCCGGCTTGATCAGGAACGGTCAGGACCGCCCGGCAATGACCTGGCTCAAGGAATATCTGGCAAATAACAAGGGCGTGAACACCACCGGTCTTCCTACCGGCGAAACCAGGGAACCGGAACCGCAGACTCCGTTCAAGGGCACAATCGCCATTCCGGGCAAGATCGAAGCTGAAAACTTCGACGTTCCGGGTATCGGCTCTGGAAACGATTCTTACAGCGTTGGAAGTTCCGGCCACGGCAACTCCGACTACCGTAAGGACGAAGCCCCTAACCTCTACAAGGGTGCCACTGGTGTTGTCATCGGCTACAATAGCGAAGGCAACTGGTACGAATACACTGTAGACGTGAAGGCAACCGGCACCTACACCATGTATGCCGCAGTCGCTTCTGCAAATAACACCTCCGGCTTCAAGCTCTCCATTGACGGCGAAGACATTACCAAGTCTATCTCTGTTCCCCAGGCAGCTTCTGGCGAGGAAAACTATAGCGACTACAACAAGGTCAGCGCCGATGTGAACCTTACCCAAGGCAAGCACATTCTTCGCCTCACCGTAACAGGATCCTGGTTCGACATTGACTACATGACCTTCGTTGCCAAGGGCGAAACAGATCCGGAACCCATCGCAAAGTCTTCCAGCTCCGCCGAACAGCCGGCAAGCAGCGATGACAAGGCATCTATCGGCCCGAGCCTCGAATTCGAATACGCAACCCGTCAGGACTTCGACATCTTCGACATGCAGGGCGCTTTCATGGGCCGCATCGGAGCATACAGCTTCGGCCAGGCAATCTCCTTCATCAAGGATAGCGACGTCAAGTTTGCAAAGGGCGTTTACTATCTCCGTTGCAAGAGCACCAAGCAGATGATGACTTTCAGCCTCACCGAATAA